In one Culex quinquefasciatus strain JHB chromosome 2, VPISU_Cqui_1.0_pri_paternal, whole genome shotgun sequence genomic region, the following are encoded:
- the LOC119767317 gene encoding uncharacterized protein LOC119767317 has protein sequence MARLVQLCSAVLIAVLLLSNTQVSEQANIFLKDFSRVARSANENKTEICSSNTVCGWAIYKPFTRQIESFVKNPCECPENTQCVRTSEDLSISAYEYKCNRINAPPVQ, from the exons ATGGCTCGATTGGTGCAATTGTGTAGTGCGGTGCTGATTGCTGTCCTGCTACTCAGCAACACCCAGGTGTCGGAACAAGCCAACATCTTCCTGAAG GACTTTTCGCGGGTCGCACGGTCAGCCAACGAGAACAAGACAGAGATTTGCTCGAGCAACACGGTGTGCGGCTGGGCGATCTACAAACCTTTCACCCGACAAATCGAAAGCTTCGTGAAGAACCC TTGCGAATGTCCGGAAAATACGCAGTGCGTCCGCACGAGCGAGGATCTGTCCATCAGTGCGTACGAGTACAAGTGCAACCGCATCAACGCGCCTCCCGTGCAATAA